The Methylomicrobium lacus LW14 genome window below encodes:
- a CDS encoding AsmA family protein, protein MRKPLKVFAVIFAMSILLIGVALGILSIVMDPNQFKPQLAETIKQKIGREVEFAGDLHWSVFPWLGVSAGPMRIRNVQGFPQADFLGIEQGEIKVKVLPLLGKRLEIIRIALKGLRLNLLRNKEGANNWGPMDSTSGAAVEPTPPGQAAPDKPVSPEKAWAIFAVGGVDLEEAAIHWDDQQNGQRLDVENINLNVGKLTWDQFADVALTFTVVEPGSGYQDRIGFKTRVLIKQHIEQANLADTELSLAREGGARPDKVLSVMLTAPEILFEKNGQKLRIAKLQIESGELAIVSSLSGSHLFEAADVEGRLEMAELNPGKLLKRFDIALPKFQDPGALSRLQAGFNWHVAQNALSLDALRCKLDDTLLQGEARIEGWEAPAIRFNLAVDAVDVGRYLPKNKTPQVTPSAALVGALSKLPVGQLRKLDAQGELTLGHLQMRGIAADDLRLQLKAKEGVIQTRKNISRLHRGGYAGSVNFNAAGRENTMSLAEKVERVEIEPFLKAMGSKIHISGALTASAALRAQGNDSKQIRQGAKGKLTFTLKDGAIRELKFQQLIDQAADVLNHAPPSPMHHNGMDFSEISGTAALAESVIKSQDLLVKSPRFRMEGGGSTHIETGRIDYRFVSHLVKAPATETEPEKLHSTPIVVAMSGTWAEPVYRLDMEALLTEKNKAKIEKFIEKNKSKIDKLKNKLDKKLGPGVDDLFRKLF, encoded by the coding sequence GTGAGAAAACCGCTGAAAGTGTTTGCGGTCATTTTCGCCATGTCGATCTTATTGATCGGCGTTGCGCTCGGCATCCTGTCGATTGTGATGGATCCTAATCAATTCAAGCCGCAGTTGGCGGAGACGATCAAGCAAAAGATCGGGCGCGAAGTCGAGTTCGCCGGCGATTTACACTGGTCGGTTTTCCCCTGGCTGGGGGTTTCGGCAGGGCCCATGCGGATCAGGAATGTCCAGGGCTTCCCGCAAGCCGACTTTCTCGGCATCGAGCAGGGCGAAATCAAGGTCAAAGTGTTGCCGTTGCTCGGCAAGCGGCTGGAAATCATCCGCATCGCATTAAAAGGCTTGCGGCTGAACTTGCTGCGCAACAAGGAAGGCGCGAATAATTGGGGTCCAATGGATTCAACAAGCGGGGCGGCTGTCGAGCCGACTCCCCCCGGCCAAGCCGCGCCGGACAAGCCCGTATCCCCTGAAAAGGCATGGGCGATCTTCGCGGTGGGCGGCGTGGATCTCGAGGAGGCGGCGATTCATTGGGACGACCAGCAAAACGGCCAGCGTCTCGATGTTGAAAATATCAACCTGAACGTCGGCAAATTGACGTGGGATCAGTTTGCCGATGTGGCACTGACTTTCACTGTCGTCGAGCCGGGCTCCGGCTATCAAGACCGCATCGGCTTTAAAACCCGGGTGTTGATCAAGCAACATATCGAGCAGGCGAATCTTGCCGATACCGAGCTGAGTCTGGCGAGGGAAGGGGGAGCGCGGCCGGATAAGGTCCTATCGGTGATGCTGACCGCGCCGGAAATCCTCTTCGAAAAAAACGGACAAAAGCTTCGGATTGCCAAGCTGCAAATTGAGTCCGGCGAGCTGGCTATCGTGTCCAGTCTGAGCGGAAGCCATTTATTCGAAGCGGCCGATGTCGAAGGACGTCTCGAAATGGCGGAGCTCAATCCCGGCAAGCTGTTAAAGCGCTTCGACATCGCGCTGCCGAAATTTCAGGACCCCGGCGCCTTGAGCCGGCTGCAGGCCGGCTTTAATTGGCATGTGGCGCAAAATGCGCTGTCGCTCGATGCCTTGCGCTGCAAGCTGGACGATACCTTGCTGCAAGGCGAGGCGCGCATCGAGGGGTGGGAGGCGCCGGCGATCCGTTTCAATTTGGCCGTCGATGCGGTCGATGTCGGCCGCTATTTGCCGAAAAACAAAACCCCGCAGGTCACCCCGTCGGCGGCCCTGGTTGGCGCGCTCTCGAAGTTGCCGGTAGGGCAGCTTAGAAAACTGGATGCGCAAGGCGAACTCACGCTCGGGCACCTGCAAATGCGCGGCATCGCCGCCGACGACCTGCGCTTGCAATTAAAGGCCAAGGAAGGCGTCATACAAACCCGGAAAAACATCAGCCGGCTGCATCGGGGCGGCTATGCCGGCAGCGTGAATTTCAATGCCGCAGGCAGGGAAAATACGATGTCGTTAGCGGAAAAAGTCGAGCGGGTAGAGATTGAGCCCTTTCTTAAGGCGATGGGCAGCAAAATCCACATCAGCGGCGCACTGACTGCTTCCGCGGCGCTGCGGGCGCAAGGGAATGACAGCAAACAGATCAGACAGGGGGCGAAGGGAAAGCTGACCTTTACGCTCAAGGATGGCGCGATCAGGGAGCTGAAGTTTCAACAGCTGATCGATCAGGCTGCCGATGTGCTCAATCATGCCCCACCGTCGCCGATGCATCACAACGGCATGGATTTTTCCGAAATCTCAGGCACGGCGGCATTGGCCGAAAGTGTGATCAAGAGCCAGGACTTATTGGTCAAATCGCCCCGCTTTCGGATGGAAGGCGGCGGCAGCACGCATATCGAAACCGGCCGGATCGATTACCGCTTTGTCAGTCATTTGGTCAAGGCGCCGGCGACCGAAACCGAGCCGGAAAAACTGCATAGCACACCAATCGTGGTTGCCATGAGCGGCACCTGGGCCGAGCCCGTCTATCGACTCGATATGGAGGCCTTGCTAACCGAGAAGAATAAGGCCAAAATTGAGAAGTTCATCGAGAAAAACAAGAGTAAAATAGACAAATTGAAAAATAAGCTGGATAAAAAATTGGGGCCTGGCGTCGACGATTTGTTCAGGAAGTTGTTCTAG
- a CDS encoding NAD-dependent epimerase, producing the protein MKILVTGAAGFIGASLCGKLLARGDEVVGIDNLNDYYDVSLKTARLQLLTDYEQFKFIKLDIADASALEALFQQEKVQRVVNLAAQAGVRYSLTNPQAYVNSNILGFMNILEGCRHQAIEHLVYASSSSVYGANTRMPFSVHDNVDHPVSMYAASKKANELMAHTYSHLFQLPTTGLRFFTVYGPWGRPDMSPILFARNILEGKPIDVFNFGNHRRDFTYIDDIVDGVIRVLDQPARSNPEWTGQNPDPGSSRAPYKVYNIGSNQPVHLLTFIETLEKYLGKTAVKNLLPMQPGDVPDTYADVSDLVRDFGYQPSTQLEEGVGRFVRWYLDFYGHAGR; encoded by the coding sequence TTGAAAATTCTGGTAACGGGGGCGGCCGGCTTTATCGGCGCAAGCTTATGCGGCAAACTGTTGGCGCGAGGGGATGAAGTCGTTGGTATCGATAATTTAAACGATTACTACGATGTCAGCTTAAAAACGGCGCGCCTGCAATTGTTGACTGACTATGAGCAATTCAAGTTTATCAAACTGGATATTGCGGACGCTTCGGCCCTTGAGGCGCTGTTTCAGCAAGAAAAAGTGCAAAGGGTGGTTAATCTTGCCGCACAGGCAGGCGTCAGATATTCCCTGACCAACCCGCAGGCCTACGTGAATTCAAATATTCTTGGCTTCATGAATATTCTGGAGGGATGCCGGCACCAGGCGATAGAGCATCTGGTTTATGCCTCTTCAAGTTCGGTCTATGGCGCCAACACCCGGATGCCGTTCTCGGTGCATGATAATGTCGATCATCCGGTGTCGATGTATGCGGCCAGCAAAAAAGCGAATGAATTGATGGCGCACACTTACAGTCATCTTTTTCAGCTTCCGACCACGGGGCTGCGTTTTTTTACCGTTTACGGGCCGTGGGGGCGGCCGGATATGTCGCCGATTCTGTTTGCGCGCAATATCCTGGAAGGCAAGCCGATCGACGTGTTCAACTTCGGTAATCACCGGCGTGATTTTACTTATATTGACGATATTGTCGACGGCGTGATTCGGGTGCTGGATCAGCCGGCCAGGTCGAATCCTGAATGGACGGGGCAGAACCCCGATCCCGGCAGCAGCAGGGCGCCTTACAAGGTCTATAATATCGGCAGCAATCAGCCGGTGCATTTACTGACCTTTATCGAAACGCTCGAAAAATATCTCGGCAAAACCGCGGTCAAAAATTTATTGCCGATGCAGCCCGGCGATGTGCCCGACACTTATGCCGATGTCAGCGATTTGGTGCGCGATTTTGGTTATCAGCCGAGTACGCAACTGGAAGAGGGGGTTGGGCGTTTTGTGCGCTGGTATCTGGATTTTTACGGACATGCCGGCCGGTGA
- a CDS encoding transaldolase gives MAKNLLEQLREMTIVVADTGDIQAIETFKPRDATTNPSLITAAAQMPQYQSIVDDTLKGARDTLGRDAAPALVANLAFDRLAVSFGLKILEIIPGRVSTEVDARLSYDTEATIAKGREIIAQYEAAGISKDRVLIKIASTWEGIQAAAVLEKEGIHCNLTLLFGIHQAIACAENGITLISPFVGRILDWYKKDTGRDSYAPAEDPGVVSVTSIYNYYKKFGYKTEVMGASFRNVGEITELAGSDLLTIAPSLLAELQSTEGELPRKLDPAKAASMQIEKITMDRATFDRMHEENRMANDKLAEGIVGFEKALVSLEDLLAKRLAELENQLETA, from the coding sequence ATGGCTAAGAATTTACTAGAACAACTCCGGGAAATGACCATCGTTGTTGCTGACACCGGGGACATCCAGGCTATTGAAACCTTCAAACCTCGCGATGCGACCACCAACCCTTCTCTGATCACCGCGGCGGCGCAAATGCCGCAATATCAAAGCATCGTTGACGATACCCTAAAGGGTGCGCGCGACACTTTGGGTCGTGATGCGGCGCCTGCACTGGTGGCTAACCTGGCGTTCGACCGTCTGGCGGTTTCCTTCGGTTTGAAAATTCTCGAAATCATCCCGGGCCGTGTTTCAACCGAAGTCGATGCGCGTCTGTCTTACGACACCGAAGCGACGATCGCCAAAGGCCGCGAAATCATCGCGCAATATGAAGCAGCCGGTATTTCGAAAGACCGCGTCCTGATCAAAATCGCTTCGACCTGGGAAGGCATTCAAGCCGCCGCGGTTCTGGAAAAAGAAGGCATTCATTGTAACCTGACCCTGTTGTTCGGCATTCACCAAGCGATCGCTTGCGCCGAAAACGGCATTACCCTGATTTCGCCATTCGTCGGCCGCATCCTGGACTGGTACAAGAAAGATACCGGTCGCGACTCTTATGCGCCAGCCGAAGATCCAGGCGTTGTTTCCGTGACCTCGATCTACAACTATTACAAGAAATTCGGTTACAAGACCGAAGTGATGGGTGCGAGCTTCCGTAATGTCGGCGAAATCACCGAATTGGCCGGTTCCGACCTGTTGACCATCGCGCCATCGCTGTTGGCCGAACTGCAATCCACCGAAGGCGAATTGCCGCGTAAACTGGATCCTGCCAAAGCCGCCAGCATGCAAATCGAAAAAATCACGATGGACCGCGCGACTTTCGATCGCATGCACGAAGAAAACCGCATGGCGAACGACAAGCTGGCCGAAGGCATCGTCGGCTTCGAAAAGGCACTGGTATCTCTGGAAGATCTGTTGGCCAAGCGTTTGGCCGAGCTGGAAAACCAGTTGGAAACCGCGTAA
- the fbaA gene encoding class II fructose-bisphosphate aldolase: protein MSNKILDVVKPGVVTGEDVQKVFAICKENKLALPAVNVINTDSINAVLEAAAKAKSAVIVQFSNGGAQFVAGKGLKLEGQKTAILGAISGAKHVHLMAEYYGVPVILHTDHAAKKLLPWIDGLLDAGEKHFAETGKPLFSSHMLDLSEESLKENIEICGEYLKRMSKMGMTLEIELGVTGGEEDGVDNSDLDHSMLYTQPEDVAYAYEHLSKISDRFTIAASFGNVHGVYKPGNVKLTPKILDNSQKYVSEKFNLPAKTLNFVFHGGSGSTPEEIAESISYGVVKMNIDTDTQWATWEGIMNFYKKNEGYLQGQIGNPEGDDKPNKKYYDPRVWQREGELGMVARLQQAFQDLNSVNSL, encoded by the coding sequence ATGTCAAACAAAATTTTAGATGTAGTTAAACCCGGTGTCGTGACCGGTGAAGATGTGCAGAAAGTCTTTGCGATCTGCAAAGAAAACAAACTTGCATTGCCAGCGGTCAACGTGATCAACACCGATTCGATCAATGCGGTGCTGGAAGCGGCGGCAAAAGCCAAGTCTGCGGTGATCGTGCAGTTTTCAAACGGCGGCGCACAATTTGTCGCCGGTAAGGGGCTGAAGCTGGAAGGTCAAAAGACCGCGATTTTGGGCGCGATTTCGGGTGCGAAACACGTTCATCTGATGGCCGAATACTACGGCGTTCCGGTTATTTTGCACACCGATCATGCGGCGAAAAAACTGCTGCCATGGATCGACGGCCTGTTGGACGCCGGCGAGAAACACTTCGCGGAAACCGGCAAGCCTTTGTTCAGCTCGCACATGCTGGACCTGTCCGAAGAAAGCCTGAAAGAAAACATCGAGATTTGCGGCGAATACCTGAAGCGTATGTCCAAGATGGGCATGACTTTGGAAATCGAACTGGGCGTGACCGGCGGTGAAGAAGACGGCGTCGATAACTCCGATTTGGATCATTCGATGTTGTACACGCAACCGGAAGACGTCGCCTATGCCTATGAGCATTTGAGCAAGATCAGCGATCGATTCACGATTGCGGCCTCGTTCGGCAACGTACACGGCGTTTACAAGCCGGGCAACGTCAAATTGACTCCGAAGATTCTGGACAACTCACAAAAATATGTGTCCGAAAAATTCAATCTGCCGGCCAAGACCTTGAACTTCGTCTTCCACGGCGGTTCAGGTTCAACTCCGGAAGAAATCGCGGAATCGATCAGCTACGGCGTCGTCAAGATGAATATCGATACCGATACCCAATGGGCGACCTGGGAAGGCATCATGAATTTCTACAAGAAAAATGAAGGCTACCTGCAAGGTCAAATCGGCAACCCGGAAGGCGACGACAAGCCGAACAAGAAGTACTACGATCCTCGCGTTTGGCAACGTGAAGGCGAACTCGGCATGGTCGCACGTCTGCAACAGGCGTTCCAAGACCTGAATTCGGTCAATTCGCTATAA
- the hxlA gene encoding 3-hexulose-6-phosphate synthase — translation MAKPLIQIALDSLDYNATIALAETVAPHVDIFEIGTPCIKHNGVNLVKDLRARFPDKLILVDLKTMDAGEYEATPFYAAGADICTVLGVSGLATCKGVIKAANAHGAEAQIDLINVEDKVACARATAEAGAHIMGVHTGLDAQAAGHTPFGDLSDITRLGLNVRVSVAGGIKASTVQDVVRAGANIIVVGAAIYGAPSPADAAREIRELVEAV, via the coding sequence ATGGCAAAACCATTAATTCAAATCGCATTAGATTCTCTGGATTACAACGCAACTATCGCGCTGGCTGAAACCGTAGCGCCACACGTTGATATTTTCGAAATCGGCACTCCTTGCATCAAGCACAACGGTGTTAACCTGGTTAAAGATCTGCGCGCCAGATTCCCGGACAAACTGATCCTGGTTGACCTGAAGACTATGGATGCCGGCGAATACGAAGCGACTCCTTTCTATGCAGCAGGCGCTGACATCTGCACCGTTCTGGGCGTATCCGGCCTGGCAACTTGCAAAGGCGTTATCAAAGCGGCTAACGCACATGGCGCAGAAGCTCAAATCGACCTGATCAACGTTGAAGACAAAGTAGCTTGTGCACGCGCAACCGCTGAAGCCGGCGCTCACATCATGGGCGTACACACCGGTCTGGACGCTCAAGCCGCTGGCCACACTCCATTCGGCGACCTGAGCGACATCACCAGATTGGGCCTGAACGTCAGAGTTTCTGTTGCTGGCGGTATCAAAGCTTCTACCGTACAAGACGTCGTCAGAGCCGGTGCGAACATCATCGTGGTCGGCGCAGCGATCTACGGCGCTCCATCCCCAGCTGACGCTGCTCGTGAAATTCGCGAACTGGTTGAAGCTGTATAA
- a CDS encoding peroxiredoxin, which yields MSVLVGKQAPDFTVPAVLGDGQIVDSFSFSDATRGKYAVLVFYPLDFTFVCPSELIALDHRIDEFKSRNVEVIAVSIDSHFTHNAWRSTPVSKGGIGPVRYTMAADIAHSICKDYDVEAEAPAVAYRGSFLIDRSGVVRHQVVNDLPLGRNMDELVRMVDALQFHEEHGEVCPAGWNKGDAGMNASPTGVAEYLDKNAEKL from the coding sequence ATGAGTGTTTTAGTTGGTAAACAGGCACCGGATTTTACCGTTCCTGCGGTGTTGGGCGATGGTCAAATCGTTGATTCTTTCAGCTTTTCTGACGCCACTCGCGGCAAATACGCAGTCCTGGTTTTCTATCCGTTGGACTTTACCTTTGTCTGCCCCAGCGAGTTGATCGCGTTAGACCATCGTATCGACGAATTCAAGAGTCGTAACGTGGAAGTGATTGCGGTATCGATCGATTCACATTTCACGCATAATGCCTGGCGCAGTACGCCGGTCAGCAAAGGCGGTATCGGCCCCGTGCGTTACACGATGGCGGCGGACATTGCGCACAGCATTTGCAAGGATTACGATGTCGAAGCTGAAGCGCCGGCCGTGGCTTACCGCGGTTCTTTCCTGATCGACCGCAGCGGCGTCGTGCGTCACCAAGTGGTTAATGATCTGCCGCTCGGCCGCAACATGGATGAACTGGTGCGTATGGTCGATGCGTTGCAATTCCACGAAGAGCATGGCGAAGTCTGCCCTGCCGGCTGGAACAAAGGCGATGCCGGTATGAATGCAAGCCCTACGGGCGTTGCGGAATACCTGGATAAAAACGCTGAAAAGTTATAA
- the hxlB gene encoding 6-phospho-3-hexuloisomerase, giving the protein MHQQLIIDKISGILSATDPSYDQRLTQMLDNAKRIFVSGAGRSKLVGNFFAMRLVHAGYDVSVVGEIVTPSIKSGDLLIIISGSGETEQLIAFTKSAKKIGADIVLISAKSSSTIGDMADAVFQIGQAEQYGKVIGMPMGTVFELSTLFFLEATISHIIHEKGIPEEIMRERHANLE; this is encoded by the coding sequence ATGCATCAGCAACTCATCATAGACAAGATTTCAGGCATTCTGTCGGCGACTGATCCGTCCTATGATCAACGCCTGACCCAGATGCTTGACAACGCCAAACGTATATTTGTTTCAGGCGCCGGTCGTTCCAAGCTCGTCGGCAATTTTTTTGCGATGCGGCTGGTGCATGCCGGTTATGATGTCAGCGTTGTGGGTGAGATAGTCACGCCAAGCATCAAAAGCGGCGACTTGTTGATTATCATTTCAGGCTCGGGCGAAACCGAGCAGCTGATAGCCTTCACGAAAAGTGCGAAAAAAATCGGCGCGGACATTGTGTTGATTTCGGCAAAGAGCAGCTCAACGATAGGCGACATGGCCGATGCGGTATTCCAGATCGGCCAGGCTGAACAATACGGAAAAGTGATCGGAATGCCGATGGGTACGGTTTTCGAACTGTCGACCCTGTTTTTCCTGGAAGCGACCATTTCTCATATCATCCATGAGAAGGGCATCCCGGAAGAAATCATGAGAGAAAGGCACGCTAACTTAGAATAG
- the mutY gene encoding A/G-specific adenine glycosylase: MNSLAFDERLLAWFDRHGRKDLPWQQDKSPYRVWISETMLQQTQVATVIPYFEAFMTRFPSVETLAQAELDEVLSYWSGLGYYARARNLHRAAQKIEAMDRFPDTLEALQQLPGIGLSTAGAIMSIAYGCSHPILDGNVRRVLARHRAIAGWPGEAKVSKRLWELSRALTPRQRVADYTQAIMDLGATLCTRGRPACDLCPLHADCLAFRGGRVADFPTPKPGKTLPVKQRAFLLLANSRQHVFLEKRPPAGIWGGLWCLPEFENHEQALAWCRERNIAIIGRYMMERRRHTFSHYHLDYTPLVVLTDGGDHGVGEAGSAGWHPVESIDRLGLAAPIKQLLKHYQNHEDTHDKNG; this comes from the coding sequence ATGAATAGTTTAGCGTTTGACGAACGCCTCCTGGCTTGGTTTGATCGGCATGGACGCAAGGATTTGCCCTGGCAGCAGGATAAGTCGCCCTATCGGGTATGGATATCCGAGACGATGTTGCAGCAGACCCAGGTGGCAACGGTCATCCCGTATTTTGAGGCGTTCATGACCCGGTTTCCGAGCGTCGAGACCTTGGCGCAAGCGGAGCTCGATGAGGTGCTAAGCTACTGGTCGGGATTGGGCTATTATGCGCGGGCGCGCAATTTGCATCGAGCCGCGCAGAAAATCGAAGCGATGGACCGCTTTCCCGATACGCTGGAAGCCCTTCAGCAATTGCCCGGTATTGGTTTATCGACCGCCGGCGCGATCATGAGCATCGCCTATGGGTGCAGTCATCCGATTCTGGACGGCAATGTCCGGCGGGTGTTGGCGCGCCATCGTGCCATCGCGGGCTGGCCTGGCGAGGCGAAAGTGAGCAAACGGCTATGGGAGCTTAGCCGGGCGTTGACGCCCCGGCAGCGGGTGGCGGATTATACGCAAGCGATCATGGATCTGGGCGCGACCCTTTGTACGCGCGGCCGGCCGGCTTGTGATCTGTGCCCCTTGCATGCCGATTGCTTGGCTTTTAGGGGCGGACGGGTTGCCGATTTTCCGACGCCGAAACCGGGCAAGACCTTGCCGGTCAAGCAGCGGGCTTTTCTTTTGCTCGCGAATAGCCGGCAACACGTTTTTCTTGAAAAACGGCCGCCCGCCGGAATTTGGGGGGGATTATGGTGCCTACCGGAATTTGAAAATCACGAGCAGGCATTGGCCTGGTGCCGGGAGCGCAATATCGCGATCATTGGCCGGTATATGATGGAGAGGCGGCGGCATACTTTTTCGCATTATCATCTCGATTACACGCCGCTGGTGGTTTTGACCGACGGCGGGGACCATGGTGTCGGCGAAGCGGGATCCGCGGGCTGGCATCCGGTCGAGTCGATTGACCGCTTGGGCTTGGCCGCGCCGATTAAACAATTATTGAAACACTATCAAAACCACGAGGACACACATGACAAGAATGGTTAA
- the tkt gene encoding transketolase, protein MASRRVLANAIRALSMDAVQKANSGHPGAPMGMADIAEVLWNDHMHHNPANPKWPNRDRFVLSNGHGSMLIYSLLHLTGYDLSIDDLKQFRQLHSRTPGHPEYGYAPGVETTTGPLGQGITNAVGMAIAEKALAANFNKDGHKIVDHKTYVFLGDGCLMEGISHEACSLAGTLGLGNLIAFWDDNGISIDGHVEGWFTDNTPKRFEAYGWHVIADVDGHDSQAIAKAIELAKVMTDKPTLICCKTTIGFGAPNKAGSHACHGAPLGEEEINLTKAALGWDHGPFEVPAEVYAGWDAKAKGAAAEKAWNEAFAAYKAAHPELAAEFERRMSGELPANWQADADSFVASVNAQAKTTATRLSSLASIEGYAKLLPEIFGGSADLGCSNMTEWTGYKPMRANKPDANYVNYGVREFGMSAIMNGIALHGGLVPFGATFLMFSEYARNALRMAALMKIRSIFVYTHDSIGLGEDGPTHQPIEQIATLRMIPTMHVWRPCDAVETAVSWRAAIERKDGPSTLVFSRQNLPHIPRSEAQIQLISRGGYILSDSEGQPDAIIIATGSEVELAVKAADELRAKGNKIRVVSMPSTNIFDAQDAQYRESVLPAAVTKRVAVEAGVTEGWWRYVGSNGRIVGIDHFGESAPAGLLFKEFGFTVENVVKNVEAVL, encoded by the coding sequence ATGGCATCGCGCCGTGTATTAGCTAACGCCATTCGCGCTTTGAGCATGGATGCAGTACAAAAAGCAAATTCGGGCCATCCAGGCGCCCCGATGGGTATGGCGGATATTGCCGAGGTTTTGTGGAACGATCATATGCACCACAATCCGGCCAATCCAAAATGGCCAAACCGCGACCGCTTCGTGCTGTCCAATGGCCACGGCTCAATGCTGATTTATTCCCTGTTGCACCTGACCGGTTACGACTTGTCGATCGATGATCTGAAACAGTTCCGTCAGTTGCACTCCAGAACTCCAGGCCACCCCGAATACGGCTATGCGCCGGGTGTAGAAACCACGACCGGCCCTCTGGGACAAGGCATTACCAATGCTGTGGGCATGGCGATTGCCGAAAAAGCCCTGGCTGCGAATTTCAATAAAGACGGTCATAAAATTGTCGATCACAAGACCTATGTGTTCCTGGGTGACGGCTGCTTGATGGAAGGTATCTCCCATGAAGCCTGCTCACTGGCGGGTACCTTGGGTCTCGGCAATCTGATCGCATTCTGGGACGACAACGGTATCTCTATCGACGGACACGTCGAAGGCTGGTTTACCGACAATACCCCTAAACGTTTCGAGGCCTATGGCTGGCATGTCATTGCCGACGTCGACGGACATGATTCACAAGCGATTGCGAAAGCGATCGAGTTGGCGAAAGTCATGACCGACAAGCCGACGCTGATCTGCTGCAAAACCACAATCGGTTTCGGTGCGCCGAACAAAGCCGGCAGCCATGCTTGCCACGGCGCTCCGTTGGGCGAAGAAGAAATCAATCTGACCAAGGCGGCTTTGGGCTGGGATCACGGTCCTTTCGAAGTGCCTGCCGAAGTCTATGCGGGTTGGGACGCGAAAGCGAAAGGCGCGGCGGCCGAGAAAGCCTGGAACGAGGCGTTCGCTGCCTATAAAGCGGCCCATCCTGAACTGGCGGCCGAATTCGAACGCCGGATGAGCGGCGAACTGCCTGCGAATTGGCAAGCCGATGCGGACAGCTTTGTTGCCTCCGTGAATGCGCAAGCCAAAACCACCGCGACCCGTTTGTCATCGTTGGCATCGATCGAAGGTTATGCGAAATTGCTGCCGGAAATTTTCGGCGGTTCGGCCGACCTCGGCTGCTCGAACATGACCGAATGGACCGGTTACAAGCCGATGCGTGCGAACAAGCCGGACGCGAACTATGTGAACTACGGCGTGCGCGAATTCGGTATGTCCGCGATCATGAACGGTATCGCCCTGCATGGCGGTCTGGTCCCGTTCGGCGCGACCTTCCTGATGTTCTCCGAGTATGCGCGTAACGCACTGCGGATGGCCGCATTGATGAAGATCCGTTCGATCTTCGTCTATACCCACGACTCGATTGGTCTGGGCGAAGACGGTCCAACCCACCAGCCGATCGAGCAAATCGCGACGTTGCGGATGATTCCGACCATGCATGTCTGGCGTCCGTGCGACGCGGTCGAAACGGCGGTGTCCTGGCGCGCGGCGATCGAACGTAAAGACGGTCCGTCTACGCTGGTGTTCTCACGGCAAAACCTGCCGCATATTCCGCGCAGCGAAGCGCAAATCCAATTGATTTCTCGCGGCGGTTATATTCTGAGCGACAGCGAAGGTCAACCGGATGCGATCATCATCGCGACCGGTTCCGAAGTCGAGTTGGCGGTAAAAGCGGCCGACGAACTTCGCGCGAAAGGCAACAAGATTCGCGTCGTTTCGATGCCGTCCACGAATATCTTCGATGCGCAGGATGCACAATACCGTGAATCGGTATTGCCGGCGGCCGTTACCAAGCGGGTTGCAGTCGAGGCGGGAGTCACCGAAGGCTGGTGGCGGTATGTCGGCAGCAACGGCCGTATCGTCGGTATCGACCACTTCGGTGAATCGGCGCCGGCAGGACTGCTTTTCAAGGAGTTTGGCTTCACCGTTGAAAATGTCGTCAAGAACGTGGAAGCTGTACTTTAA
- a CDS encoding 4a-hydroxytetrahydrobiopterin dehydratase: protein MGWRERKHEDTYTDSEVEERLKEELPHWYLENGWIRRKYKTSGWKGTLMVVNTVGHLAEAAFHHPDLTVSYAFVIVKLVNHAAKGITNKDFELARKIEEVIMWQPGKEGGALEGTPDDPRFKYIKYD, encoded by the coding sequence ATGGGCTGGCGCGAACGCAAACACGAAGACACTTATACAGACAGCGAAGTTGAAGAGCGGCTGAAGGAAGAACTACCGCACTGGTATCTTGAAAACGGCTGGATTCGGCGCAAATACAAAACCAGCGGCTGGAAAGGTACGCTGATGGTCGTGAATACGGTCGGCCATCTGGCGGAAGCCGCTTTTCATCACCCCGACTTGACCGTTTCCTATGCTTTTGTAATCGTCAAGCTGGTGAATCATGCCGCTAAGGGCATTACGAACAAGGACTTCGAACTGGCGCGCAAAATCGAGGAAGTGATCATGTGGCAGCCGGGCAAGGAAGGCGGCGCACTGGAAGGAACACCCGACGACCCGCGCTTCAAATATATCAAATACGATTGA
- a CDS encoding oxidative damage protection protein — translation MTRMVKCAKLGVESEGFDAPPFPGPKGQEIYEKISKLAWQQWIAKQTMLINEYRLASYDPKAKAFLAQERDKFLFEGNNEMPEGYVPPPQ, via the coding sequence ATGACAAGAATGGTTAAGTGCGCAAAGTTGGGCGTGGAGTCGGAAGGCTTCGATGCGCCGCCTTTTCCCGGACCGAAAGGGCAGGAAATCTATGAAAAAATATCGAAACTGGCCTGGCAGCAATGGATCGCCAAACAGACGATGTTGATCAATGAATACCGTTTGGCCAGCTATGATCCGAAAGCCAAGGCTTTTCTGGCGCAAGAAAGAGACAAATTTTTGTTTGAAGGAAATAATGAGATGCCGGAAGGTTATGTGCCCCCGCCGCAGTAA